A genomic stretch from Methanoculleus horonobensis includes:
- a CDS encoding GNAT family N-acetyltransferase, with amino-acid sequence MIPEIPEYTNRSYDEDRSLLTLESIAAEDSRTSGGLRRRFLKPAALQPAAGVEGSLVVRELFPHEFPHVEEEVWSHYRDRRAHPGSDRIFGALNGGCLLGAVRCRRHPDGCEVDRLSVLPEYRDQGIDRQLMDLLVRECGERDILYLHSQTGLITFYASFGFSPVSGRELPKTIRERFIFHTGEMDALGVTPMRRDPGAQAGEDQRMRSE; translated from the coding sequence ATGATCCCCGAAATACCAGAGTACACCAACCGTTCTTACGATGAGGACAGATCTCTCCTCACACTCGAGAGTATCGCTGCCGAGGACTCCCGGACTTCCGGAGGCCTGAGGAGAAGATTCCTCAAGCCGGCTGCACTGCAGCCGGCCGCCGGGGTCGAAGGTTCCCTCGTGGTTCGCGAACTCTTCCCCCACGAATTCCCGCACGTCGAAGAAGAGGTCTGGAGCCACTACCGCGACCGGAGAGCGCATCCGGGCAGCGACCGGATCTTCGGAGCCCTGAACGGCGGATGCCTCCTCGGCGCCGTCCGATGCCGCAGGCACCCCGACGGCTGCGAGGTGGACCGGCTCTCCGTCCTTCCGGAGTACCGGGATCAGGGAATCGACCGGCAGCTGATGGATCTTCTCGTCCGCGAATGCGGCGAACGGGACATCCTGTACCTGCATTCCCAGACCGGGCTCATCACCTTCTACGCGTCCTTCGGCTTCTCCCCCGTCTCCGGGCGGGAACTCCCGAAGACGATCCGTGAGCGGTTCATCTTCCATACCGGGGAGATGGACGCACTCGGGGTCACGCCCATGAGGCGGGACCCGGGTGCACAGGCCGGAGAAGACCAGCGGATGCGATCAGAGTGA
- a CDS encoding proton-conducting transporter transmembrane domain-containing protein produces MILSLLAAGFSLLLLGTILPLLIRREDTPVRTASLTATLLGSALLTGAALPVLFHATTVTATLWQMLPGIDFTIVLDRLSALFLLILGVVGIADAVYSFGYVEHCNRPTRRNLLVSQMNLFILSMGMVILAGTTVQFLVFWEMMAIASLFLVLYDVEDEGVGRAGLFYAVMSQVSTVFLFIGFILLYSETGTFALVPAAPVASPAAIAAFLCLFVGFSVKAGIVPFHKWLPYAHPASPSNISALMSGVMLKVAVYGLVRAVLDIFTLDFAIGAVILLFGTASAILGIIYAYKETDIKCLLANHSIENIGIIFSGIGLAVIFTDLGMPALSTLSLLAALFHSFNHALFKSLLFMTAGSVVAATHTRNVEEMGGLVHRMPLTAGLFCTGAVAIAAFPPLNGFVSELMLFESFFFGLQAVDPLAKVLLISTLSLLSLTGALTAACFVKVFGIAFLAHPRSASAAEAEEPCSPMLLGPAILAGLCIVAGVGSFQIFSALGYDLPLPDMLVVGTLMAATLAVVFLAMTRNAPKTRVSETWGCGILSQNSRMEFTETGYAEPVVTIFSPIYRKEKKIEKTWLDPDRAIVAGARIEISLIKFFEEYLYLPIARGALAVSSRVQRFHAGTLDTYMLYTFVIIVVLVLGLGWFI; encoded by the coding sequence GTGATTCTCTCCCTCCTGGCCGCCGGCTTCTCCCTGCTCCTCCTCGGCACGATCCTCCCCCTCCTCATCCGGCGGGAGGACACGCCGGTCCGCACCGCCTCGCTCACGGCGACCCTGCTCGGGTCGGCCTTACTCACGGGAGCCGCACTCCCGGTGCTCTTCCACGCCACGACCGTCACCGCGACGCTCTGGCAGATGCTCCCCGGGATCGACTTCACCATCGTGCTCGACCGGCTCTCGGCCCTCTTCCTCCTCATCCTGGGCGTCGTCGGGATCGCCGATGCGGTATACTCCTTCGGCTACGTGGAACACTGCAACCGTCCGACCCGCAGGAACCTCCTCGTCTCCCAGATGAACCTCTTCATCCTCTCGATGGGGATGGTGATCCTGGCCGGAACCACGGTTCAGTTCCTCGTCTTCTGGGAGATGATGGCGATTGCGTCGCTCTTCCTCGTCCTGTACGACGTTGAAGACGAAGGCGTCGGGCGGGCGGGCCTCTTCTACGCGGTGATGTCCCAGGTCTCCACGGTCTTCCTCTTCATCGGGTTCATCCTCCTTTATAGCGAGACAGGCACGTTCGCCCTCGTCCCGGCGGCGCCGGTCGCCTCCCCCGCAGCCATCGCGGCGTTCCTCTGCCTCTTTGTCGGCTTCTCGGTCAAGGCGGGCATCGTCCCGTTCCACAAATGGCTTCCGTACGCCCACCCGGCCAGCCCCTCGAACATCTCCGCCCTGATGTCGGGCGTGATGCTGAAGGTCGCCGTCTACGGGCTTGTGCGGGCAGTCCTCGATATATTCACGCTCGATTTCGCCATAGGCGCCGTCATCCTCCTCTTCGGCACCGCGAGCGCAATCCTCGGGATCATCTACGCGTACAAAGAGACCGATATCAAATGTCTCCTCGCCAACCACAGCATCGAGAACATCGGGATCATCTTCAGCGGGATCGGTCTTGCCGTGATCTTCACCGACCTCGGGATGCCGGCGCTCTCGACGCTCAGCCTCCTTGCAGCCCTCTTCCACTCCTTCAACCACGCCCTCTTCAAGAGCCTCCTCTTCATGACGGCGGGATCGGTCGTCGCCGCCACCCACACCCGGAACGTGGAGGAGATGGGGGGGCTCGTCCACCGGATGCCGCTCACCGCAGGCCTCTTCTGCACCGGGGCCGTCGCCATCGCCGCGTTCCCGCCGCTGAACGGGTTCGTCAGCGAACTGATGCTCTTCGAGTCGTTCTTCTTCGGCCTCCAGGCCGTCGACCCGCTCGCGAAGGTTCTCCTCATCTCCACCCTCTCGCTCCTCTCCCTGACGGGAGCCCTGACGGCGGCCTGTTTCGTCAAGGTCTTCGGGATCGCCTTCCTCGCCCATCCCCGGTCGGCCAGCGCCGCGGAGGCAGAGGAACCGTGCAGCCCGATGCTCCTCGGCCCCGCGATCCTGGCCGGCCTCTGCATTGTTGCGGGTGTCGGCTCGTTCCAGATCTTCTCCGCCCTCGGCTACGACCTCCCCCTGCCCGACATGCTGGTCGTCGGCACGCTGATGGCCGCCACCCTCGCCGTCGTCTTCCTCGCGATGACGAGGAACGCCCCAAAGACCCGGGTCTCGGAGACCTGGGGATGCGGCATCCTCTCCCAGAACAGCCGGATGGAGTTTACGGAGACGGGGTACGCTGAACCCGTGGTCACCATATTCTCCCCGATATACCGGAAGGAGAAGAAGATCGAGAAGACCTGGCTCGACCCCGACCGGGCGATCGTGGCGGGAGCCCGGATCGAGATCTCGCTCATCAAGTTCTTCGAGGAGTACCTCTACCTCCCGATCGCCCGGGGAGCCCTCGCCGTCTCTTCGCGCGTCCAGCGATTCCACGCGGGAACCCTGGACACCTACATGCTCTACACCTTCGTCATCATCGTCGTCCTGGTGCTCGGGCTGGGGTGGTTCATATGA
- a CDS encoding respiratory chain complex I subunit 1 family protein has protein sequence MNGSFVVFALLNIGFVLLVSPLFMSLIKIVKARAQGRRGPRLLQTYYNLAKLARKETIYSPVSSWVMRATPCVCLSMAVVAALFVPLLYIPEPVSGFGNVILFLYLLGLARFFTALSGLDAGSTFGGMSSSRDMSLAAVIEPTSIVVMAALAVVARSLNFLEIGRNTAGMLFPASATMLLIGISLFIILVVETGRIPVDNPETHLELTMVHEGMVLEQSGRNLALLEYAGAIKQTLLIAIMVSVLMPFGLVTELSVAGVLFAMALFVVKGSVVSVILGLFESSIAKMRFFSLPNLFIIAYFFSVLTIFIEVFA, from the coding sequence ATGAACGGCTCCTTCGTCGTCTTCGCACTGCTGAACATCGGGTTCGTCCTCCTGGTCTCGCCGCTCTTCATGAGCCTGATCAAGATAGTGAAGGCCCGGGCACAGGGTCGGCGCGGACCGCGTCTCCTGCAAACATACTACAACCTCGCCAAACTCGCGAGGAAGGAGACGATCTACTCCCCGGTCTCCTCGTGGGTCATGCGGGCCACGCCGTGCGTCTGCCTGAGCATGGCCGTCGTCGCGGCGCTCTTCGTGCCTCTGCTCTACATCCCCGAACCGGTGAGCGGGTTCGGGAACGTCATCCTCTTCCTCTACCTGCTGGGACTGGCCCGGTTCTTCACGGCGCTCTCCGGCCTCGACGCCGGGAGCACCTTCGGGGGAATGAGTTCCTCGCGGGATATGAGTCTTGCAGCCGTCATCGAACCGACCTCCATCGTCGTCATGGCGGCGCTCGCCGTCGTGGCCCGGTCGCTGAACTTCCTTGAGATCGGGCGGAACACCGCGGGAATGCTCTTCCCGGCATCCGCGACGATGCTCCTCATCGGGATCTCGCTCTTCATCATCCTGGTCGTCGAGACCGGCCGGATTCCGGTCGACAACCCCGAGACCCACCTCGAACTGACGATGGTGCACGAGGGCATGGTTCTCGAACAGTCGGGAAGAAACCTCGCCCTGCTGGAATACGCCGGCGCCATCAAGCAGACGCTCCTCATCGCCATCATGGTCTCGGTGCTGATGCCGTTCGGGCTCGTGACCGAACTCTCGGTGGCGGGCGTTCTCTTCGCCATGGCCCTCTTCGTGGTGAAAGGATCGGTCGTCTCGGTGATCCTCGGCCTCTTTGAGTCGTCGATAGCCAAGATGCGGTTCTTCTCCCTCCCGAACCTCTTCATCATCGCCTACTTCTTCTCGGTACTCACGATCTTCATTGAGGTGTTTGCATGA
- a CDS encoding hydrogenase subunit encodes MIETPFVDGIVRFIFVAIVITAVFLISARSLPFLLQTYRMQSLLLAALAVAIFFAEGHTVLLWIAVLTVASKVLVIPYFIGEIQERISIRRDLEFRYLSPASSIMVSIALIVGVYLSLGNILSPVYADAEPLFFFGAVVGISLMLMGMLVLFSRTKAITKVLGYLSMENGVLIFGICVTELPFIMDVMIMIDLIILVLLTTILTVGIDSTIETYEEKIRQYSLWNSLWSTREDAP; translated from the coding sequence ATGATAGAAACTCCCTTCGTCGACGGCATCGTCCGGTTCATCTTCGTCGCAATCGTCATCACGGCCGTCTTCCTGATCTCGGCCCGGTCGCTCCCCTTCCTGCTCCAGACCTACCGGATGCAGTCGCTCCTCCTTGCGGCGCTCGCGGTGGCCATCTTCTTCGCGGAAGGACACACGGTTCTCCTCTGGATAGCCGTCCTCACGGTCGCGAGCAAGGTGCTCGTCATCCCGTACTTCATCGGGGAGATCCAGGAACGGATCAGCATCCGCCGCGACCTGGAGTTCCGGTACCTGTCGCCGGCAAGCTCGATCATGGTCTCGATAGCGCTGATCGTCGGCGTCTACCTCTCGCTCGGCAACATCCTCTCGCCGGTCTACGCGGACGCCGAACCGCTGTTCTTCTTCGGCGCGGTCGTCGGCATATCGCTGATGCTGATGGGGATGCTCGTCCTCTTCTCGAGAACGAAGGCGATCACCAAGGTGCTCGGCTACCTCTCGATGGAGAACGGCGTCCTCATCTTCGGCATCTGCGTCACCGAACTCCCGTTCATCATGGACGTCATGATCATGATCGACCTCATCATCCTGGTACTCCTGACGACAATCCTCACCGTCGGCATCGATTCGACGATTGAAACCTACGAAGAGAAGATACGGCAATACTCGCTCTGGAACTCGCTCTGGAGTACACGGGAGGATGCGCCATGA
- a CDS encoding proton-conducting transporter transmembrane domain-containing protein, which yields MILAYLLIALVAIVGFVLIPSRRVLHFLAAAQSAAALAATGVLIMTVHLPAADLGPGTGIFFADHLGVFLAAVSGIVFFFASLYAGGYTERLMETGELNPNNLRLFYSGLALLQTFVTLAFFANNLGVFWIFAELTTVFSALLVAILAARENIDAALKYIFIASAAMLFSFTGIIFLFEAARSVLGEGTLAWTTLMEHASALPPTLLFAAFVLLFIGFAAKSGVFPFHTWLPEAHSKAPSAVSAVLSGVLLNVGIYGIIRIFALVHQTAFAEKVSLLLMAAGLLSVGIAAFAMLYQTNLKKLIAFSSIENMGLLLIGIAVASPLAIFWVVVHMLAHSLTKASLFLSAGILHRQYRSHDPGADDRIVDVFDLQPSAAWGVIIGTLAIAGVPPFPIFFTKFFLLVQVATVSPWLLAATLLLILVAVAGMARFLIREFSAGSTESTPRPSRYAVPLGMRLSFVLLIVIIAVQGLWFPAAEVSVITDIVAELGFGGV from the coding sequence ATGATCCTGGCCTACCTGCTCATCGCGCTTGTGGCGATCGTCGGGTTCGTGCTGATCCCGTCCCGCCGCGTCCTGCACTTCCTCGCCGCCGCCCAGAGCGCCGCGGCCCTCGCCGCAACAGGCGTCCTCATCATGACCGTCCACCTGCCCGCGGCCGATCTCGGCCCGGGAACCGGGATCTTCTTCGCGGATCACCTGGGGGTGTTCCTCGCCGCCGTCTCCGGCATCGTCTTCTTCTTCGCAAGCCTCTATGCGGGAGGATACACCGAGCGGCTGATGGAGACGGGCGAACTCAACCCGAACAATCTCAGGCTCTTCTACAGCGGCCTTGCACTCCTCCAGACCTTCGTCACCCTCGCGTTCTTTGCGAACAATCTCGGGGTCTTCTGGATCTTCGCCGAACTGACGACGGTCTTCTCCGCCCTGCTCGTGGCGATCCTGGCTGCGCGGGAGAACATCGACGCCGCACTGAAGTACATCTTCATCGCCTCCGCCGCGATGCTCTTCTCGTTCACCGGCATCATCTTCCTCTTCGAGGCGGCACGGAGCGTCCTCGGCGAGGGGACGCTTGCCTGGACGACGCTGATGGAGCACGCCTCCGCGCTGCCGCCGACGCTGCTCTTTGCCGCGTTCGTCCTCCTCTTCATCGGGTTCGCCGCGAAATCGGGTGTCTTCCCGTTCCACACCTGGCTTCCCGAGGCCCACTCCAAGGCCCCGTCGGCCGTGAGCGCCGTCCTCTCGGGCGTCCTCCTGAACGTCGGGATCTACGGGATCATCAGGATCTTCGCTCTCGTCCACCAGACGGCGTTCGCGGAGAAGGTCTCCCTGCTCCTGATGGCAGCAGGTCTCCTCTCGGTCGGGATCGCGGCCTTCGCGATGCTCTACCAGACGAACCTGAAGAAACTGATCGCGTTCTCGAGCATCGAGAACATGGGTCTCCTCCTCATCGGGATCGCCGTCGCATCGCCTCTCGCGATCTTCTGGGTGGTCGTCCACATGCTCGCGCACTCGCTCACGAAGGCGTCGCTCTTCCTCTCGGCCGGGATCCTTCACCGGCAGTACCGGAGCCACGACCCGGGGGCGGACGACCGGATCGTCGACGTCTTCGACCTGCAGCCCTCGGCGGCCTGGGGCGTGATCATCGGCACCCTTGCCATCGCCGGGGTGCCGCCGTTCCCCATCTTCTTCACCAAGTTCTTCCTGCTCGTCCAGGTGGCGACCGTCTCCCCCTGGCTCCTTGCGGCGACGCTGCTTTTGATCCTGGTCGCGGTCGCGGGGATGGCACGGTTCCTGATCCGCGAGTTCTCGGCCGGATCGACTGAGAGCACCCCGAGACCGAGCAGGTACGCCGTTCCGCTCGGGATGCGCCTCTCGTTTGTCCTGCTCATCGTCATCATCGCCGTCCAGGGCCTCTGGTTCCCGGCGGCGGAGGTCTCGGTGATAACCGATATCGTCGCCGAACTCGGGTTCGGAGGTGTCTGA
- a CDS encoding hydrogenase large subunit has protein sequence MTEGAMVAEAGTLAHGTVPEEIRPGEVLVRVAPADVVGVCRTAAEQGFELADLTCVEGFDREGTAGLLYCMEKAGVPGTLTIVCTLDGETAPSVDSVFSSASWYERKIRDLFGIDFPDAFDRRRLVLHECYPEGFHPMKKSVQNRPFSPRTVIPPEEEYQFMPVEGKGVYQIPVGPVHAGIIEPGHFRFSAVGETVVNLEVRMFYKHRGIEKLAEGKMPDECVAVAEAVSGDESVANALGFSLAVERIAGIAVPDRAEYLRTIYAELERIHSHLGSLAGMLVDVAYPVGASRFTVLREEIFRLNRDLTGSRFMRGAVRIGGVSVDPSDDRLRALSYFLPGAEERFRESLRVVLASPTVIDRFATTGVIEPRFIRPLHITGPAARASGSVRDVRRDHPYGAYAGLAIPVRMLTGGDVLARFSLRASEVMDSLATIRACLERLPDGPATAETGRVPDGYARAMVESARGQSVHHVRIKEGRIDRYSVRTASFCNWQAIQHAVMGNIVADFPVINKSLDLSYAGTDL, from the coding sequence GTGACAGAAGGAGCGATGGTTGCCGAGGCCGGGACGCTCGCCCACGGCACCGTCCCCGAAGAGATCCGGCCGGGAGAGGTTCTCGTCCGGGTCGCGCCCGCCGACGTCGTCGGGGTCTGCCGGACGGCCGCGGAACAGGGCTTCGAACTCGCCGACCTCACCTGCGTCGAGGGGTTCGACCGGGAGGGAACGGCCGGCCTGCTCTACTGCATGGAGAAGGCGGGCGTCCCGGGAACCCTCACGATCGTCTGCACCCTCGACGGCGAAACTGCCCCGTCGGTGGACTCCGTCTTCTCGTCGGCGTCGTGGTACGAACGAAAGATCCGCGACCTCTTCGGGATCGACTTCCCGGATGCGTTCGACCGGCGGAGGCTCGTCCTCCACGAGTGTTACCCGGAGGGGTTCCACCCGATGAAGAAGTCGGTTCAGAACAGGCCGTTCTCGCCGAGGACGGTCATCCCGCCGGAGGAGGAGTATCAATTCATGCCGGTCGAGGGGAAGGGCGTGTACCAGATCCCGGTCGGGCCGGTGCACGCCGGGATCATCGAGCCGGGCCACTTCAGGTTCAGCGCGGTCGGGGAGACCGTCGTGAACCTCGAGGTGCGGATGTTCTACAAGCACCGGGGGATCGAGAAACTTGCCGAGGGAAAGATGCCGGACGAGTGCGTCGCCGTCGCGGAAGCGGTCAGCGGCGACGAGAGCGTCGCGAACGCCCTCGGGTTCTCTCTTGCGGTCGAACGGATCGCGGGTATCGCCGTCCCCGACCGTGCGGAATATCTCAGGACGATCTACGCCGAACTCGAGCGGATCCACTCCCATCTCGGGAGCCTGGCCGGGATGCTCGTGGACGTCGCCTACCCCGTGGGCGCGAGCCGGTTCACGGTGCTCCGCGAAGAGATCTTCCGCCTCAACCGCGACCTGACCGGGTCGCGGTTCATGCGGGGCGCCGTCAGGATCGGCGGCGTGAGCGTGGACCCATCAGACGACCGGCTCCGGGCGCTATCCTACTTCCTGCCCGGTGCGGAGGAGCGGTTCCGGGAGTCGCTCCGGGTCGTCCTCGCCTCGCCGACGGTCATCGACCGGTTTGCGACGACCGGGGTCATCGAGCCGCGGTTCATCCGCCCGCTCCACATCACCGGTCCCGCCGCACGTGCCTCGGGCTCAGTCCGCGACGTCCGCCGCGACCACCCCTACGGCGCCTACGCCGGCCTCGCCATACCGGTGCGGATGCTCACGGGCGGGGACGTGCTCGCCCGGTTCAGCCTCCGGGCGTCCGAGGTGATGGACTCGCTCGCGACGATCCGGGCATGCCTCGAACGCCTGCCGGACGGCCCGGCGACGGCGGAGACGGGCCGCGTGCCGGACGGGTATGCCCGGGCAATGGTCGAGTCCGCCCGCGGGCAGAGCGTCCACCATGTCCGGATAAAGGAGGGCAGGATCGACCGCTACTCGGTCAGGACGGCGTCCTTCTGCAACTGGCAGGCGATCCAGCACGCGGTGATGGGCAACATCGTGGCGGACTTCCCGGTGATCAACAAGAGTCTCGACCTCTCCTACGCGGGGACGGATCTCTGA
- a CDS encoding NADH-quinone oxidoreductase subunit B family protein, with the protein MLPILKNIICKKPTEEIPLRDPEFEAVGRNLKRAVDARMRRSLAIRELDSGSDNATEIEINLLSSPHYDLERFGVSFVASPRHADLLLVTGAVTRNMEVAVKKTYEAMPAPKYVVAVGDDACDGGIYRETYAVLGGVDAVLPVDLKIPGNPPEPIEILRGILALMTN; encoded by the coding sequence ATGCTGCCGATACTAAAAAACATCATCTGTAAAAAGCCGACCGAAGAGATCCCTCTCCGCGATCCGGAGTTCGAGGCGGTCGGAAGGAACCTGAAGAGAGCCGTCGACGCCCGGATGAGGCGGAGCCTCGCCATCCGCGAGCTCGATTCCGGGAGCGACAACGCGACCGAGATCGAGATCAACCTCCTCTCGTCGCCGCATTACGATCTGGAGCGGTTCGGCGTCTCGTTCGTCGCGTCGCCCCGCCACGCGGATCTCCTCCTCGTCACGGGCGCCGTGACGCGGAACATGGAGGTTGCGGTGAAGAAGACCTACGAGGCGATGCCCGCCCCGAAGTATGTCGTCGCGGTCGGCGACGACGCATGCGACGGCGGGATCTACCGGGAGACCTACGCGGTTCTCGGCGGGGTCGATGCCGTCCTCCCCGTCGACCTGAAGATCCCGGGCAACCCGCCCGAACCGATCGAGATCCTGCGGGGGATCCTCGCGCTGATGACCAATTGA
- a CDS encoding ACT domain-containing protein codes for MINTTWQDFAITGITILFAVMLLPQLRDVLSRGAVLNFFSALFTSLLGYSMALVFATLGLWISMVGQGLVATVWMLLACFSLRNVRNRMFPDESLASVALDFFTVWVQGVAFTVAGSVKGLFSRISRE; via the coding sequence GTGATCAATACGACCTGGCAGGATTTTGCAATAACCGGCATCACGATACTCTTCGCGGTCATGCTCCTGCCGCAGCTCCGCGACGTGTTGTCGCGCGGCGCCGTGCTGAACTTCTTCTCGGCGCTCTTCACGAGCCTCCTCGGCTACAGCATGGCGCTGGTCTTCGCCACCCTCGGGCTCTGGATCTCGATGGTCGGCCAGGGGCTCGTCGCGACCGTGTGGATGCTGCTCGCGTGTTTTTCGCTGCGGAACGTGCGTAACCGCATGTTCCCCGACGAGTCGCTCGCATCCGTCGCCCTGGACTTCTTTACGGTCTGGGTGCAGGGCGTGGCCTTCACCGTTGCCGGGAGCGTGAAGGGACTCTTCTCTCGGATCAGCCGGGAGTGA
- a CDS encoding BMP family ABC transporter substrate-binding protein: MTTRSPFPGFILALTLFGIVTLAILFAGCAAAADPGPVRIGVLLPANGSLATHSLDGLAWAVNEMNRHGGLDGRAIEVVYRDTSAGDISAYAEELAGRDDIEVVIGPATSAELGEIAPIVTGQGKLLISPSVTTGLVTAGFKEKNLFWRTCPADGRQVEAIFRALREDGVGNISLVTANTTYGETFARLAPAAAAMNGIRIAGSSSIDNSSDFAAVAARIGEEEPDTVVAALYPEDAVRLSDALAATGSPTGLFLTDACRSPYLLANLGERAEGIRGTSLSPDPSTGYAVAYEEIFGEAPPPFAAQTYDALLLAVYTAARQEAVPAETPAESLRWVVSGDGTVKGWDPQEAVEAAAMIRAGAHPSVTGASGPLRFSETPSAGPLVGYYAHWTVEGGIFCESTPVPSADVTAALPGLSYDPAAATGAGPVVWMVYPLVKGDRSYADSAYRGLFRAKEAFELTKREFSYDDLALLDAVFAEQNFTEKPDLVITEGFQFTDASREWAEKHPDIRFFTLEQADFGLPNACDVVMVPFGASYLAGVMAADLSETGRIGAIAGAPVAVTDPFVEGFRAGAKARDPDVNVTVRYVGESFEGFGMPERAGDLARGLRSDGVDVILMIAGSGNTGIVDAARETGDVYLIGEDTDQSYLAPNLVAASVVKKIDTIVCHAVENEVDGTFTPGREVWTLEDGGTGLFVSPGFDERYARLPVEWRERAIAAEKEYLKTAVL, encoded by the coding sequence ATGACCACAAGATCCCCGTTCCCCGGCTTTATTCTGGCTCTCACGCTCTTTGGTATCGTCACGCTCGCGATCCTCTTCGCCGGATGCGCCGCCGCGGCCGATCCCGGCCCCGTCCGGATCGGCGTCCTGCTGCCCGCGAACGGATCGCTCGCCACCCACTCCCTCGACGGGCTCGCCTGGGCGGTGAACGAGATGAACCGTCACGGCGGTCTTGACGGACGCGCCATCGAGGTCGTCTACCGGGACACGAGCGCCGGCGACATCTCCGCGTACGCGGAGGAACTGGCCGGGCGCGACGATATCGAGGTCGTCATCGGCCCCGCGACGAGCGCGGAACTCGGAGAGATCGCTCCGATCGTCACCGGGCAGGGCAAACTCCTCATCTCCCCGAGCGTCACCACGGGACTCGTCACCGCCGGATTCAAGGAGAAGAACCTCTTCTGGAGAACCTGCCCCGCCGACGGCCGGCAGGTCGAGGCAATCTTCCGGGCCCTCCGGGAGGACGGCGTCGGAAACATCTCGCTCGTCACCGCGAACACGACATACGGGGAGACGTTCGCACGGCTTGCCCCGGCGGCGGCCGCGATGAACGGGATCCGGATCGCCGGCTCGTCCTCGATCGACAACTCGAGCGACTTCGCCGCGGTTGCCGCCCGGATCGGGGAAGAAGAGCCCGATACGGTCGTTGCCGCCCTGTACCCCGAGGACGCGGTCAGGCTCTCCGATGCACTCGCCGCGACGGGCTCGCCCACCGGCCTCTTCCTGACCGATGCCTGCCGCTCGCCCTACCTGCTCGCGAACCTCGGCGAACGGGCGGAGGGCATCCGGGGCACCTCGCTCTCCCCCGACCCCTCGACCGGCTACGCGGTCGCCTACGAGGAGATCTTCGGCGAAGCGCCGCCGCCGTTTGCCGCACAGACCTACGACGCCCTCCTCCTTGCCGTCTACACCGCGGCGCGGCAGGAGGCGGTTCCGGCCGAGACGCCCGCCGAGTCCCTCCGGTGGGTCGTCTCCGGCGACGGCACCGTCAAAGGCTGGGATCCGCAGGAGGCGGTCGAGGCCGCGGCGATGATCCGGGCGGGCGCCCACCCGTCCGTCACCGGCGCCTCCGGCCCTCTCCGGTTCTCCGAGACGCCCTCCGCCGGGCCGCTCGTCGGCTACTATGCCCACTGGACGGTCGAAGGCGGGATCTTCTGCGAGAGCACCCCCGTCCCCTCCGCGGACGTAACGGCGGCCCTCCCCGGCCTCTCCTACGACCCGGCGGCCGCTACCGGCGCCGGGCCGGTCGTCTGGATGGTCTACCCGCTGGTGAAGGGCGACCGATCGTATGCCGACTCCGCGTATCGCGGCCTCTTCCGAGCGAAGGAGGCGTTCGAACTCACCAAACGCGAGTTCTCCTACGACGACCTCGCGCTCCTCGACGCCGTCTTCGCGGAGCAGAACTTCACCGAGAAGCCCGACCTCGTGATCACCGAGGGGTTCCAGTTCACCGACGCCTCCCGGGAGTGGGCCGAGAAGCACCCCGATATCCGGTTCTTCACCCTCGAGCAGGCCGACTTCGGTCTCCCGAACGCCTGCGACGTCGTGATGGTGCCGTTCGGCGCCTCGTACCTCGCGGGCGTGATGGCGGCGGATCTGAGCGAGACCGGGCGGATCGGCGCGATTGCCGGTGCGCCGGTCGCGGTCACCGACCCGTTCGTCGAGGGGTTCCGGGCGGGGGCGAAGGCACGCGATCCTGACGTGAACGTCACGGTTCGTTACGTCGGCGAGAGTTTCGAGGGGTTCGGGATGCCGGAGCGTGCGGGTGACCTCGCCCGCGGCCTCCGTAGCGACGGCGTCGACGTCATCCTGATGATCGCGGGCTCCGGAAACACCGGGATCGTGGATGCCGCCCGGGAGACCGGCGACGTCTACCTCATCGGCGAGGACACCGACCAGTCCTACCTCGCGCCGAACCTCGTCGCCGCGTCGGTGGTAAAAAAGATCGACACGATCGTCTGTCACGCGGTGGAGAACGAGGTCGACGGCACGTTCACGCCGGGAAGGGAGGTCTGGACGCTCGAAGACGGTGGCACCGGGCTGTTCGTCTCGCCGGGGTTCGACGAGCGGTACGCGCGGCTCCCCGTCGAGTGGCGGGAGCGGGCGATCGCCGCGGAGAAGGAGTACCTGAAGACGGCGGTGCTCTGA